The Streptomyces collinus DNA segment GCCGATCTCGTCCAGACGATCGACGCCGGCCACCTGTCTCCTCGGCGCCCCTCACCATCGAGATCATGATCTACGGCTGGAGTACTGATCGTCCATCACCGCACGCAAGGGTGCTCAGCCGCACTGGTGGGGGTACGACCTCGTGAACCACCAGAGCCGATCGGCCCGTGCCAGACCGTGAGGGGAATCAAGGGAAGCACAAGCACCGGTGAGCCAACCGACGGCCCGGAGGTTGCCCGGGCCACGAGGGCTTCGATGCTGTAGCCCTGAGGGGGCTGGGTCGCTCACCGGCAGTGGCCATGCCGGTCATCATCCCGGCCGTTCGGGGGATACAAGGGCGGCGTCAGAGACGTATCCCACCCTGCGGGGGCATCCCTTGCTGGGACGAAAGGGAGACATGATGCCGCTCTATCTATCGAGGTTCAGCTACACGCCGGAGACCTGGGCGAGACTCATCGGCAACCCCGAGGACCGTGCAAAGGCCGCTCAGTCGTACATCGAGTCCGTCGGCGGCAAGCTCCACGGCTTTTGGTACGCGTTCGGCACCCGCGACGGTTACAACCTGTGGGAGGCCCCTGACAACGTCTCCATGGCTGCGGTCGCCCTGGCGATCAGCGGAGGCGGCGCACTCAGCTCGTTCGAGACGACCGTTCTCCTGACCGTCGACGAGACCATGGATGCCCTGCGCAAAGCCGGGCAAGTCCAGTACCGGGCTCCCGGCGCCTAGCGATCCAGACGGCTGGCGGCTGCTGGGTTCAGGCATCGAGACGACAGCGAGGTACAGCGTCCGTCCGCGCTCTGACATCTACAGCTGACATCGACGGCACCGGACGGGGACGCACACCAGCAACCCTGTCCGGCCGTCTCATCAGTCGCCGACCCCGAC contains these protein-coding regions:
- a CDS encoding GYD domain-containing protein; protein product: MPLYLSRFSYTPETWARLIGNPEDRAKAAQSYIESVGGKLHGFWYAFGTRDGYNLWEAPDNVSMAAVALAISGGGALSSFETTVLLTVDETMDALRKAGQVQYRAPGA